The Trichosurus vulpecula isolate mTriVul1 chromosome 4, mTriVul1.pri, whole genome shotgun sequence genome contains a region encoding:
- the LOC118848099 gene encoding putative nuclear envelope pore membrane protein POM 121B, translating to MAELTPLDDELTPLADELTCSICLDILQQPVTTPCGHNFCSRCLDETWTVQSPNFYCPLCRVRFPERPRLKKNTALCSVVVQLQQALSRCNLRPPLSESQDSEPLVLPPGKGGQAKDEAAGIVACDHCLQAPAAKTCFTCMASFCQEHLQPHLDNPIYQGHELQPPVGDLARRKCPEHGRLREFFCSQHGVCICSICLVGHKTCSLVALDEARTELESKMKRKLMTIYHHIYKASSSLKDVKLKQIAAQEMVARKMDLLKREYEEIKVLIESEEKSSLRKLKEEEKRVLDKYDHIHQVLLKKKRDIESLKEEIELLLMKNDKIAFLEKASKLAIKAVCVPKNELNQEMIHNVFQNAFSLQDTLKHTINNLQEKKTEEVTSPDDSGKPSSFFGPTYPNRGYRQTRWMPKGDEPQPKPLRNQQEKSEGSTPTFGSGLSSLANTTASAPPTTTTTTPSLFSSASASGINFTPSTASMFQSNKPAATTTASTAVTTATSFCSPFSFHFGSASGINFTPSTGSMFQSNKPAATTTATTAVTTATSFCSPFSFHFGSASGINFTPSTGFMFQSNKPAVTTTATTAVTTATSFCSPFSFHFGSASGVNFTPSTGSMFQSNQPAATTTATTAVTTATSFCSTFSCGGSANPKPALPQPAFGRVRPPTSFVTPASTQPTFVSTNSGLSLGPTIAFTFGATMQTTSSGTSSSMFSSITPAPFTFGSSLAADSSGGLAASTAVPRTSSSTAAFSFGASQSGTASATTSSGGALNQNSLGAPSQSTAFIFSVASTTKKTPVFGGTSMPTFAQKAPAPGAGSVGNCLSFGTPTTSFVGAGLSFNPLTPSFSFEAGSKNSRPRQRLKVQRQHSQKK from the exons ATGGCCGAGCTGACGCCCCTGGACGACGAGCTGACGCCCCTGGCCGACGAGCTGACCTGCTCCATCTGCCTGGACATCTTACAGCAGCCCGTTACTACCCCGTGCGGTCACAACTTTTGCTCGCGGTGCCTGGACGAGACGTGGACCGTCCAGAGCCCCAACTTCTACTGCCCACTGTGCCGGGTACGCTTCCCGGAGAGGCCACGGCTGAAGAAGAACACGGCGCTGTGCTCAGTGGTGGTGCAGCTGCAGCAAGCCCTGAGCCGCTGCAATTTGAGGCCTCCCCTCAGTGAGTCCCAAGATAGCGAGCCCTTGGTCCTGCCACCGGGGAAGGGGGGCCAGGCAAAGGATGAAGCGGCTGGGATCGTGGCCTGCGACCACTGCTTGCAGGCTCCTGCCGCCAAGACATGCTTCACCTGCATGGCATCCTTCTGCCAGGAGCACCTGCAGCCGCACCTGGACAACCCTATATACCAGGGCCACGAGCTGCAGCCGCCCGTCGGGGACCTGGCCCGTCGTAAGTGCCCCGAACACGGCCGCCTGCGGGAATTCTTCTGCTCTCAGCACGGCGTCTGCATCTGCAGCATCTGCCTGGTGGGGCACAAGACCTGCTCCCTGGTGGCCCTGGACGAGGCCAGGACCGAGCTGGAG TCCAAGATGAAGCGGAAGCTCATGACAATATATCATCATATCTATAAGGCTTCAAGTTCACTGAAAGATGTGAAGTTGAAACAGATTGCAGCCCAG GAAATGGTAGCCAGAAAGATGGACTTGTTGAAACgtgaatatgaagaaataaaagtcCTCATTGAATCAGAGGAGAAGAGTTCTCTGCGGAagctgaaagaggaagaaaagagagtttTGGACAAATATGACCATATTCATCAGGTCCTGCTCAAAAAAAAGAGGGACATTGAGTCTTTGAAAGAAGAGATTGAACTTTTGCTCATGAAAAATGATAAGATCGCCTTTTTGGAG AAAGCCTCGAAACTTGCCATCAAGGCTGTGTGTGTACCAAAGAATGAATTAAACCAAGAGATGATCCACAACGTTTTTCAAAATGCCTTCTCCCTTCAAGATACTTTAAAACATACAATAAACAACCttcaagagaagaaaacagaggagGTGACTAGCCCAG ATGATTCTGGAAAACCATCATCTTTCTTTGGACCAACATATCCTAACAGAGGTTATCGCCAAACAAGATGGATGCCCA AAGGGGACGAACCACAGCCGAAGCCACTGAGGAACCAGCAGGAGAAAAGTGAGGGGTCCACGCCCACTTTTGGCTCTGGGCTGAGCAGCTTGGCCAATACCACGGCCAGtgcccctcccaccaccaccaccaccaccccctcccttttctcgtctgcctctgcctctggcATCAATTTCACACCATCCACTGCCTCCATGTTCCAATCTAACAAacctgctgctaccaccaccgcCTCCACTGCTGTGACAACTGCCACAAGCTTCTGTAGCCCGTTCTCTTTCCACTTTGGGTCTGCCTCTGGCATCAATTTCACACCATCCACTGGCTCCATGTTCCAGTCTAACAAacctgctgctaccaccaccgccaccactgctgtgacaACTGCCACAAGCTTCTGTAGCCCGTTCTCTTTCCACTTTGGGTCTGCCTCTGGCATCAATTTCACACCATCCACTGGCTTCATGTTCCAATCTAACAAACCTGCTgttaccaccactgccaccacagCTGTGACAACTGCCACAAGCTTCTGTAGCCCGTTCTCTTTCCACTTTGGGTCTGCCTCTGGCGTCAATTTCACACCATCCACTGGCTCCATGTTCCAGTCTAACCAacctgctgctaccaccactgccaccactgctgtgacaACTGCCACAAGCTTCTGTAGCACGTTCAGCTGTGGGGGCTCAGCAAACCCAAAACCGGCCCTTCCCCAGCCCGCCTTTGGCAGGGTGAGGCCCCCCACCTCCTTTGTCACCCCTGCCAGCACACAGCCAACCTTTGTCAGCACAAACTCAGGCTTGTCTTTGGGCCCAACCATCGCCTTCACCTTTGGGGCCACCATGCAGACCACCAGCAGTGGCACCAGCAGCTCCATGTTTAGCAGCATAACCCCGGCCCCCTTCACATTTGGGAGCTCTTTGGCTGCAGATAGTAGTGGGGGCTTGGCAGCCAGCACAGCTGTCCCCAGAACCAGCTCGAGCACTGCCGCGTTCAGCTTCGGTGCAAGCCAGAGTGGAACAGCCAGTGCTACCACCTCCTCTGGGGGTGCCTTGAACCAGAACTCCCTGGGTGCCCCAAGTCAGAGCACAGCCTTTATCTTCAGTGTGGCCAGCACCACTAAGAAAACACCTGTGTTTGGAGGCACTTCCATGCCTACCTTTGCCCAGAAGGCTCCAGCCCCTGGAGCAGGCTCAGTGGGCAATTGCCTTTCCTTTGGGACCCCAACCACATCCTTTGTGGGAGCAGGGCTGTCTTTCAATCCAttgaccccttcattttcctttgaggcaGGATCCAAGAACTCTAGGCCCAGGCAGCGACTGAAGGTCCAGAGACAGCATAGCCAAAAGAAATAA